A portion of the Micromonospora vinacea genome contains these proteins:
- the rplK gene encoding 50S ribosomal protein L11: MPPKKKLVKTFTLQLPAGQATPAPPVGPALGQHGVNIMEFCKSYNAQTESQRGDIVPAEISVYEDRSFTFVLKTPPAARLLIKAAGVQKGSGVPQSEKVGSVSRAQLREIAEKKMADLNANDIAQAEKIIAGTARSMGITVND, encoded by the coding sequence ATGCCTCCGAAGAAGAAGCTCGTCAAGACGTTCACGCTTCAGCTGCCGGCGGGCCAGGCCACGCCGGCGCCGCCGGTCGGCCCCGCGCTCGGCCAGCACGGCGTGAACATCATGGAGTTCTGCAAGTCCTACAACGCGCAGACCGAGTCTCAGCGGGGCGACATCGTCCCCGCCGAGATCAGCGTGTACGAGGACCGGTCCTTCACGTTCGTGCTGAAGACCCCGCCCGCTGCCCGGCTGCTGATCAAGGCCGCCGGTGTGCAGAAGGGTTCGGGTGTTCCGCAGTCCGAGAAGGTCGGCTCGGTCAGCCGCGCACAGCTGCGTGAGATCGCCGAGAAGAAGATGGCCGACCTCAACGCCAACGACATCGCCCAGGCCGAGAAGATCATCGCCGGCACCGCCCGGTCGATGGGCATCACCGTCAACGACTGA
- the secE gene encoding preprotein translocase subunit SecE, translating to MADNKRRDDDGDDRLDDEVVDDVADDDASGADEPVSRGGTATRSRARAESADSRPTTRSETGRVGVFGRIARFFREVVAELRKVIWPTRKELLTYTAVVVAFVAVMLTIVGVLDFGFAKVVLFVFGNSD from the coding sequence GTGGCCGACAACAAGCGGCGCGACGACGACGGCGACGATCGTCTGGACGACGAGGTCGTCGACGACGTGGCCGACGACGACGCCTCCGGCGCGGACGAGCCGGTTTCCCGGGGAGGCACCGCCACGCGGTCCCGTGCCCGGGCGGAGTCGGCGGACAGCCGGCCGACCACCCGGTCGGAAACGGGTCGGGTGGGCGTCTTCGGCCGCATCGCGCGGTTCTTCCGCGAGGTCGTAGCCGAACTGCGTAAGGTCATCTGGCCGACCCGCAAGGAGTTGCTGACCTACACCGCCGTGGTGGTGGCGTTCGTCGCGGTGATGCTGACGATCGTGGGTGTGCTGGACTTCGGCTTCGCCAAGGTCGTGTTGTTTGTCTTTGGCAACTCGGACTGA
- the rpoB gene encoding DNA-directed RNA polymerase subunit beta, giving the protein MAASRPAKTSRTSSAFAPRRVSFGRITEHLEVPNLLAIQNESFDWLVGNEAWQGRSADDPHARSGLAEILEEISPIEDFSGTMSLSFSAPRFDEVKASIEECKEKDLTYCAPLFVTAEFTNNTTGEIKSQTVFMGDFPMMTPKGTFVINGTERVVVSQLVRSPGVYFDKQPDKTSDRDLSSVKVIPSRGAWLEFDIDKRDTVGVRIDRKRRQAVTVLLKAIGWSAERIREKFGWSELMMTTLEKDHIAGADEALLDIYRKLRPGEPPTRENAQTLLDNLFFNPKRYDVAKVGRYKFNKKLEVDVPITTGTLTEDDIVATVEYLCRLHAGEDGYEADDIDHFGNRRLRTVGELIQNQVRVGLSRMERVVRERMTTQDVEAITPQTLINIRPVVAAIKEFFGTSQLSQFMDQTNPLAGLTHRRRLSALGPGGLSRERAGFEVRDVHPSHYGRMCPIETPEGPNIGLIGALSTFARVNPFGFIETPYRKVVEGRVTDQIDYLTADEEDRFVKAQANARLKADGTFAEDRVLCRRKGGETEDVVPGAVDYMDVSPRQMTSVATAMIPFLEHDDANRALMGANMQRQAVPLVKAEAPLVGTGMEYRAAVDAGDVVVAEVGGVIEDLCADYVTIHQDDGHRRTYLLHKFRRSNAGSCVNQKPVVFEGDRVEAGQVIADGPCTDEGEMALGRNLLVAFMCWEGHNYEDAIILSQRLVQQDVLTSIHIEEHEVDARDTKLGPEEITRDIPNVSEEMLADLDERGIIRIGAEVVPGDILVGKVTPKGETELTPEERLLRAIFGEKAREVRDTSLKVPHGETGTVIGVRTFSREDGDELPPGVNELVRVYVAQKRKIQDGDKLAGRHGNKGVISKILPIEDMPFLEDGTPVDIVLNPLGVPSRMNIGQVLETHLGWVAKTGWKVEGDDADWKRQLRSIDAHESEGDTNVATPVFDGAREEEISGLLESTLPNRDGKQLIGRTGKAQLFDGRSGEPLPDPIAVGYVYILKLNHLVDDKIHARSTGPYSMITQQPLGGKAQFGGQRFGEMECWAMQAYGAAYALQELLTIKSDDVLGRVKVYEAIVKGENIPEPGIPESFKVLLKELQSLCLNVEVLSSDGVALEMRETDDEVFRAAEELGIDLSRREPSSVEEV; this is encoded by the coding sequence TTGGCAGCTTCCCGCCCTGCGAAGACCAGTCGTACGTCGAGCGCATTCGCTCCCCGCCGAGTTTCATTCGGCAGGATCACCGAACACCTCGAGGTCCCCAACCTCCTTGCCATTCAGAACGAGTCCTTCGACTGGCTCGTCGGCAACGAGGCTTGGCAGGGCCGGTCGGCGGACGACCCGCACGCACGCTCGGGTCTCGCGGAGATCCTTGAAGAGATCAGTCCCATTGAGGACTTCTCCGGCACCATGTCGCTCTCCTTCTCAGCGCCGCGCTTCGACGAGGTCAAGGCCTCGATCGAGGAGTGCAAGGAGAAGGACCTGACCTACTGCGCTCCGCTCTTCGTGACCGCGGAGTTCACCAACAACACCACTGGCGAGATCAAGAGCCAGACGGTGTTCATGGGTGACTTCCCGATGATGACGCCCAAGGGCACCTTCGTCATCAACGGCACCGAGCGTGTCGTGGTCAGCCAGCTCGTCCGGTCTCCGGGCGTGTACTTCGACAAGCAGCCGGACAAGACCTCCGACCGCGACCTCTCCAGCGTCAAGGTCATCCCGAGTCGGGGTGCCTGGCTGGAGTTCGACATCGACAAGCGCGACACGGTCGGCGTACGCATCGACCGTAAGCGTCGGCAGGCCGTCACCGTCCTGCTCAAGGCCATCGGATGGTCGGCCGAGCGGATCCGTGAGAAGTTCGGCTGGTCCGAGCTGATGATGACCACGCTCGAGAAGGACCACATCGCCGGCGCCGACGAGGCACTGCTCGACATCTACCGCAAGCTGCGCCCTGGCGAGCCGCCGACGCGCGAGAACGCCCAGACCCTGCTCGACAACCTCTTCTTCAACCCGAAGAGGTACGACGTCGCCAAGGTCGGGCGCTACAAGTTCAACAAGAAGCTCGAAGTCGACGTGCCGATCACCACCGGCACGCTGACCGAGGACGACATCGTCGCCACCGTGGAGTACCTGTGCCGGCTGCACGCCGGTGAGGACGGCTACGAGGCCGACGACATCGACCACTTCGGTAACCGGCGTCTCCGTACCGTGGGCGAGCTGATCCAGAACCAGGTTCGGGTCGGTCTGTCCCGGATGGAGCGGGTCGTCCGCGAGCGGATGACCACGCAGGACGTCGAGGCGATCACCCCGCAGACCCTGATCAACATCCGCCCGGTGGTGGCGGCGATCAAGGAGTTCTTCGGGACGTCCCAGCTGTCCCAGTTCATGGACCAGACCAACCCGCTGGCGGGTCTTACCCACCGGCGTCGGCTGAGCGCGCTCGGCCCGGGTGGTCTGTCCCGGGAGCGGGCCGGCTTCGAGGTCCGCGACGTGCACCCGTCCCACTACGGCCGGATGTGCCCGATCGAGACGCCGGAAGGCCCGAACATCGGCCTGATCGGCGCGCTGTCCACCTTCGCCCGGGTCAACCCGTTCGGCTTCATCGAGACGCCGTACCGGAAGGTCGTCGAGGGTCGGGTCACCGACCAGATCGACTACCTGACCGCGGACGAGGAGGACCGGTTCGTCAAGGCCCAGGCCAACGCGCGCCTGAAGGCTGACGGCACGTTCGCCGAGGACCGGGTGCTCTGCCGTCGTAAGGGCGGCGAGACCGAGGACGTCGTCCCCGGTGCCGTCGACTACATGGACGTCTCGCCCCGGCAGATGACCTCGGTCGCGACCGCCATGATCCCGTTCCTCGAGCACGACGACGCCAACCGGGCACTGATGGGCGCGAACATGCAGCGCCAGGCGGTGCCGCTGGTCAAGGCCGAGGCGCCGCTCGTGGGTACGGGCATGGAGTACCGGGCCGCTGTCGACGCTGGCGACGTGGTTGTCGCCGAGGTCGGCGGTGTGATCGAGGATCTCTGCGCCGACTACGTCACCATCCACCAGGATGACGGCCACCGCCGGACGTACCTGCTGCACAAGTTCCGCCGCTCCAACGCCGGCTCCTGCGTCAACCAGAAGCCGGTGGTCTTCGAGGGCGACCGCGTCGAGGCCGGTCAGGTCATCGCCGACGGTCCGTGCACCGACGAGGGCGAGATGGCGCTCGGACGCAACCTGCTGGTGGCGTTCATGTGCTGGGAGGGCCACAACTACGAGGACGCGATCATCCTGTCGCAGCGCCTCGTGCAGCAGGACGTGCTCACCTCGATCCACATCGAGGAGCACGAGGTCGACGCCCGGGACACCAAGCTCGGCCCGGAGGAGATCACCCGCGACATCCCGAACGTCAGCGAGGAAATGCTCGCTGACCTCGACGAGCGCGGCATCATCCGGATCGGCGCCGAGGTCGTCCCCGGTGACATCCTGGTCGGCAAGGTCACGCCCAAGGGCGAGACCGAGCTGACCCCGGAGGAGCGGCTGCTCCGCGCGATCTTCGGTGAGAAGGCGCGTGAGGTTCGGGACACCTCGCTGAAGGTGCCGCACGGCGAGACCGGCACGGTCATCGGTGTGCGCACGTTCTCCCGCGAGGACGGCGACGAGTTGCCGCCGGGTGTCAACGAGCTGGTCCGGGTCTACGTCGCCCAGAAGCGCAAGATCCAGGACGGCGACAAGCTCGCCGGCCGGCACGGCAACAAGGGTGTCATCTCGAAGATCCTGCCGATCGAGGACATGCCGTTCCTCGAGGACGGCACCCCGGTCGACATCGTGCTCAACCCGCTCGGTGTGCCGAGCCGGATGAACATCGGCCAGGTGCTGGAGACCCACCTCGGTTGGGTCGCCAAGACCGGTTGGAAGGTCGAGGGTGACGACGCCGACTGGAAGCGCCAGCTCCGTTCGATCGATGCGCACGAGTCCGAGGGCGACACCAACGTGGCCACCCCGGTCTTCGACGGTGCCCGCGAGGAGGAGATCTCCGGTCTGCTCGAGTCGACCCTGCCCAACCGGGACGGCAAGCAGCTGATCGGGCGTACCGGCAAGGCGCAGCTGTTCGACGGTCGTTCCGGCGAGCCGCTGCCGGACCCGATCGCGGTCGGCTACGTCTACATCCTGAAGCTCAACCACCTGGTCGACGACAAGATCCACGCTCGTTCGACCGGCCCGTACTCGATGATCACGCAGCAGCCGCTGGGTGGTAAGGCGCAGTTCGGTGGTCAGCGTTTCGGTGAGATGGAGTGCTGGGCGATGCAGGCGTACGGCGCTGCCTACGCCCTGCAGGAGCTGCTCACGATCAAGTCCGACGACGTGCTCGGCCGAGTGAAGGTCTACGAGGCCATCGTCAAGGGCGAGAACATCCCGGAGCCGGGCATCCCGGAGTCGTTCAAGGTGCTGCTCAAGGAGCTGCAGTCGCTGTGCCTCAACGTTGAGGTGCTCTCCAGCGACGGTGTGGCCCTGGAAATGCGCGAGACCGACGACGAGGTGTTCCGGGCCGCTGAGGAGCTGGGCATCGACCTGTCCCGGCGCGAGCCGAGCTCGGTCGAAGAGGTCTGA
- the rpmG gene encoding 50S ribosomal protein L33 produces the protein MAKATDVRPKITLACVECKERNYITRKNRRNDPDRIELKKFCPRDGRHTVHRETR, from the coding sequence GTGGCGAAGGCTACCGATGTCCGGCCGAAGATCACTTTGGCGTGTGTGGAGTGCAAGGAGCGCAACTACATCACGCGCAAGAACCGCCGCAACGACCCCGACCGCATCGAGCTGAAGAAGTTCTGCCCGCGCGACGGTCGGCACACGGTCCACCGCGAGACCCGCTGA
- the rplA gene encoding 50S ribosomal protein L1, producing the protein MQRSKSYRKAADVIDRSKLYTPTEAVKLAKETTNVKFDATVEVAMRLGVDPRKADQMVRGTVNLPHGTGKTARVIVFASGAKAEEAAAAGADEVGTDELVARIQGGWLDFDAAIATPDQMAKIGRIARILGPRGLMPNPKTGTVTMDVTKAVQDIKGGKITFRVDKHSNLHLIIGKASFTETQLVDNYAAVLDEVLRAKPSAAKGKYLRKVILTTTMGPGVPVDPNLVKNLREDQADA; encoded by the coding sequence ATGCAGCGCAGCAAGAGCTACCGCAAGGCCGCCGATGTCATCGACCGGTCGAAGCTCTACACCCCCACCGAGGCCGTGAAGCTGGCCAAGGAGACCACCAACGTCAAGTTCGACGCCACGGTCGAGGTCGCCATGCGCCTCGGCGTCGACCCCCGCAAGGCGGACCAGATGGTCCGCGGCACGGTCAACCTGCCGCACGGCACCGGTAAGACCGCCCGCGTGATCGTGTTCGCCAGTGGCGCGAAGGCCGAAGAGGCCGCCGCCGCGGGTGCGGACGAGGTGGGCACCGATGAGCTGGTCGCCCGGATCCAGGGTGGTTGGCTCGACTTCGACGCGGCGATCGCCACGCCGGACCAGATGGCCAAGATCGGCCGGATCGCGCGGATCCTGGGCCCGCGCGGTCTCATGCCGAACCCGAAGACCGGCACGGTGACCATGGACGTCACCAAGGCGGTGCAGGACATCAAGGGCGGCAAGATCACCTTCCGGGTGGACAAGCACTCCAACCTGCACCTGATCATCGGCAAGGCCTCCTTCACGGAGACCCAGCTGGTGGACAACTACGCTGCGGTGCTCGACGAGGTGCTGCGTGCCAAGCCGTCGGCGGCCAAGGGCAAGTACCTCCGCAAGGTCATCCTGACCACCACGATGGGCCCGGGCGTCCCGGTCGACCCGAACCTGGTGAAGAACCTTCGGGAGGACCAGGCCGACGCCTGA
- the rplL gene encoding 50S ribosomal protein L7/L12 has protein sequence MAKLSTGELLDAFKEMTLIELSEFVKQFEETFEVTAAAPVAIAGPGGGGGTAAPVEEEKDEFDVILEADGGKKIQVIKVVRELTGLGLKEAKDAVESAPKAILEKVNKETADKAKAKLEGEGAKVTLK, from the coding sequence ATGGCGAAGCTCAGCACCGGCGAGCTGCTCGACGCGTTCAAGGAGATGACGCTGATCGAGCTCTCTGAGTTCGTGAAGCAGTTCGAGGAGACCTTCGAGGTCACCGCCGCGGCTCCGGTCGCGATCGCGGGCCCGGGTGGCGGCGGCGGCACCGCTGCTCCGGTCGAGGAGGAGAAGGACGAGTTCGACGTCATCCTCGAGGCCGACGGCGGCAAGAAGATCCAGGTCATCAAGGTCGTGCGTGAGCTGACCGGCCTGGGCCTCAAGGAGGCCAAGGACGCGGTTGAGTCCGCGCCGAAGGCCATCCTGGAGAAGGTCAACAAGGAGACCGCCGACAAGGCGAAGGCCAAGCTCGAGGGCGAGGGCGCCAAGGTCACCCTCAAGTGA
- the nusG gene encoding transcription termination/antitermination protein NusG, producing MPEYDETAGPVDEQSTVATAAGDESVEAASEPEFPTTEPAPDEDYDPVAELRQKLRYAPGDWYVVHSYAGYENKVKTNLETRITSLDMEDFIYQVEVPTREEVEVKNGKRSQIQAKVFPGYILVRMELTAESYSCVRNTPGVTGFVGATDRADRPAPLSLDEVLKWLAPAVETEQKKAKPEIKVLDFEVGDSVTVTDGAFASLPATISEINADQQKLKVLVSIFGRETPVELNFNQVAKI from the coding sequence GTGCCTGAGTACGACGAGACCGCCGGACCGGTGGACGAGCAGTCCACGGTCGCGACGGCGGCTGGTGACGAGTCGGTTGAGGCCGCCAGCGAGCCGGAGTTCCCAACGACCGAGCCCGCACCGGACGAGGACTACGACCCTGTCGCGGAGCTGAGGCAGAAGCTGCGCTACGCGCCGGGCGACTGGTACGTGGTGCACTCGTACGCCGGCTACGAGAACAAGGTCAAGACCAACCTCGAGACCCGGATCACGAGCCTCGACATGGAGGACTTCATCTACCAGGTCGAGGTGCCGACCCGGGAAGAGGTCGAGGTCAAGAACGGTAAGCGTTCGCAGATCCAGGCCAAGGTCTTCCCGGGCTACATCCTGGTCCGGATGGAGCTGACCGCCGAGTCCTACTCCTGCGTCCGGAACACCCCGGGTGTGACCGGCTTCGTCGGCGCGACCGACCGGGCCGACCGGCCCGCTCCGCTCTCGCTCGACGAGGTGCTGAAGTGGCTGGCGCCGGCTGTCGAGACCGAGCAGAAGAAGGCGAAGCCGGAGATCAAGGTCCTCGACTTCGAGGTGGGCGACTCCGTCACCGTCACCGACGGCGCGTTCGCGTCGCTGCCGGCCACGATCAGCGAGATCAACGCCGACCAGCAGAAGCTCAAGGTGCTGGTGTCGATCTTCGGTCGCGAGACTCCGGTGGAGCTCAACTTCAACCAGGTCGCCAAGATCTGA
- a CDS encoding ABC transporter ATP-binding protein encodes MRLENVWLRYHRRGPWVLQGIDVRIGPGEVAIVLGRNGVGKSTLLQVAAGVLRPGRGRVTDRPARVGWVPERFPADQPFTVTRYLTGMARVAGLGRAAADEAVTSWTDRLGLSAFRSVRLPELSKGTAQKVGLAQAMLRPPGLLVLDEPWEGLDAATRELVPELIAEVLAADGSVLVSDHRGETVRLPAARRWLVADGSLTEEASSTDETFAVVEVAVPAARVAGTVARLRAEGHQVLRVRSDAATAAPQARPVEPFRAAGAARPAEPSLEMTGELAAEQPGAAGAAVEPAAGEAR; translated from the coding sequence ATGCGGCTGGAGAACGTCTGGTTGCGGTACCACCGGCGGGGGCCGTGGGTGCTGCAGGGCATCGACGTGCGGATCGGTCCCGGCGAGGTGGCGATCGTGCTGGGCCGCAACGGGGTGGGGAAGTCGACACTGCTCCAGGTGGCCGCGGGGGTCCTCCGGCCGGGCCGGGGCCGGGTCACCGACCGGCCGGCGCGGGTGGGCTGGGTGCCGGAGCGTTTCCCCGCCGACCAACCGTTCACTGTGACCCGTTACCTGACCGGGATGGCCCGGGTGGCGGGGCTGGGCAGGGCTGCGGCCGACGAGGCGGTGACCTCCTGGACGGACCGGCTCGGGCTGTCGGCGTTCCGCTCGGTCCGGCTGCCGGAGTTGTCCAAGGGCACCGCGCAGAAGGTGGGCCTCGCCCAGGCGATGCTGCGCCCGCCGGGCCTGCTGGTCCTCGACGAGCCGTGGGAGGGGTTGGACGCCGCCACCCGCGAGTTGGTGCCCGAGCTGATCGCCGAGGTGCTCGCCGCCGACGGTTCCGTCCTGGTCAGCGACCACCGTGGCGAGACGGTCCGGCTGCCGGCCGCGCGCCGCTGGTTGGTGGCCGACGGCTCGCTCACCGAGGAGGCGTCGTCGACGGACGAGACGTTCGCTGTGGTCGAGGTCGCGGTGCCGGCCGCGCGGGTCGCCGGCACCGTCGCCCGGTTGCGCGCCGAGGGCCACCAGGTGCTGCGGGTACGCTCCGACGCCGCCACCGCCGCACCCCAGGCTCGACCCGTCGAACCGTTCCGGGCCGCCGGTGCCGCCCGACCCGCCGAGCCGTCGCTCGAGATGACCGGGGAACTGGCAGCGGAGCAGCCGGGGGCCGCCGGCGCCGCGGTCGAGCCGGCAGCGGGGGAGGCCCGGTGA
- the rplJ gene encoding 50S ribosomal protein L10, with protein sequence MADKPIRADKATAVAELTESFRSSGATVLTEYRGLTVSQLTQLRRSLGADTSYTVAKNTLAKRAATDAGITGLDELFTGPTALTFVSGDVVEAAKGLRDFAKANPKLVIKGGVFEGKAISAAEVTKLADLESREVLLAKLAGAMKGNLSKAAALFQAPLSKTARLAAALQDKREKEGAEAA encoded by the coding sequence ATGGCGGACAAGCCGATCCGGGCCGACAAGGCCACGGCCGTCGCTGAGCTGACCGAAAGCTTCCGCAGCTCGGGCGCCACCGTGCTGACCGAGTACCGCGGTCTGACGGTTTCCCAGCTCACCCAGCTTCGGCGCTCGCTCGGCGCCGATACCAGCTACACGGTCGCGAAGAACACGCTGGCCAAGCGTGCTGCGACGGACGCGGGCATCACCGGCCTCGACGAGCTGTTCACCGGTCCTACCGCGCTGACTTTCGTTTCGGGCGACGTCGTCGAGGCGGCGAAGGGGCTTCGCGACTTCGCGAAGGCCAACCCGAAGCTCGTCATCAAGGGCGGTGTCTTCGAGGGCAAGGCCATTTCCGCGGCCGAGGTCACGAAGCTCGCCGACCTGGAGTCCCGCGAGGTGCTGCTGGCCAAGCTGGCCGGCGCGATGAAGGGCAACCTGAGCAAGGCCGCGGCCCTGTTCCAGGCCCCGCTGTCGAAGACCGCCCGTCTGGCGGCTGCACTGCAGGACAAGCGCGAGAAGGAGGGCGCCGAGGCGGCCTGA
- a CDS encoding MaoC family dehydratase N-terminal domain-containing protein translates to MPLDPSFVGRTYPPTAPYQVGREKIREFAGAIGATDPAHHDPEAARALGHPDVVAPPTFPVIVTMAASSQIIEDPALGVDYSRLVHGDQRFAYTRPVFAGDELVCTNTIEDVSTRGGHGFLTTRTDVSTVGGEPVVAVWARYVIRGEA, encoded by the coding sequence ATGCCTCTGGACCCTTCCTTCGTCGGCCGGACCTATCCGCCGACCGCCCCCTACCAGGTGGGCCGAGAAAAGATCCGCGAGTTCGCCGGCGCCATCGGCGCCACCGACCCGGCCCACCATGACCCGGAGGCCGCGCGGGCGCTGGGCCACCCCGATGTGGTGGCCCCGCCGACCTTTCCGGTGATCGTGACGATGGCCGCGAGCAGCCAGATCATCGAGGATCCGGCCCTGGGTGTCGACTACAGCCGCCTGGTGCACGGCGACCAGCGGTTCGCGTACACCCGGCCGGTGTTCGCAGGCGACGAGCTGGTCTGCACCAACACCATCGAGGACGTCAGCACCCGGGGTGGGCACGGCTTCCTGACCACGCGCACCGACGTGAGCACCGTCGGCGGGGAACCCGTGGTCGCCGTCTGGGCCCGGTATGTCATTCGCGGGGAGGCGTGA
- a CDS encoding MaoC family dehydratase, whose amino-acid sequence MELPAQTFRVTRADLVRYAGASGDFNPIHWSDRVATKVGLPGVIAHGMFTMALVGRAVTEWAGSADAVVEYGVRFTRPVVVPDDDQGTEIEVTARVREVTEDGLTRLEVTATCLGEKVLSQARATIRTAR is encoded by the coding sequence ATGGAGTTGCCAGCACAGACGTTTCGGGTGACGCGCGCGGACCTGGTCCGCTACGCCGGCGCCTCGGGCGACTTCAACCCGATCCACTGGAGCGACCGGGTCGCCACCAAGGTAGGTCTGCCCGGGGTGATCGCCCACGGCATGTTCACCATGGCGTTGGTCGGCCGGGCGGTCACCGAGTGGGCCGGGTCGGCGGACGCGGTGGTCGAGTACGGCGTGCGGTTCACCCGGCCGGTGGTGGTCCCGGACGACGACCAGGGGACCGAGATCGAGGTGACCGCGCGGGTCCGCGAGGTGACCGAGGACGGTCTCACCCGGCTTGAGGTGACCGCCACCTGCCTGGGTGAGAAGGTGCTGTCGCAGGCGCGGGCAACCATCCGGACGGCACGCTGA